Proteins from a single region of Syngnathus scovelli strain Florida chromosome 7, RoL_Ssco_1.2, whole genome shotgun sequence:
- the LOC125972265 gene encoding gap junction delta-2 protein: MGDWSILGRFLSEVQNHSTVIGKIWLTMLLIFRILLVALVGDAVYNDEQSKFTCNTQQPGCNNVCYDTFAPVSHLRFWVFQIVLVSTPSIFYIVFVLHKIAKDEKLDGQRAQVLRQRPSRQAAGQKDGKEAMRVGVPTYCPRYREDWDESERVQQSFLEEGHDALAEDPTKQSNQVLLIYILHVFLRSIMEITFLVGQYLLFGFEVPHLYRCETYPCPTRTDCFVSRATEKTIFLNFMFSISLGCFVLNIAELHYLGWVYIFRVLCSACSNCCSQEKDPDKRPFKQNPLLLQLRHSLRGQLVLQTRSAMAQEKTGTLLTHAPAVSFETDSTVECTSKRSPENIDKLKVKLANMARLGRTKKSWL, from the coding sequence ATGGGTGACTGGTCCATTCTTGGGCGTTTTCTGTCTGAGGTTCAGAATCATTCTACAGTGATAGGCAAGATCTGGCTCACTATGCTGCTCATTTTCCGCATCCTGCTGGTCGCCTTAGTGGGAGACGCCGTCTACAATGATGAGCAGTCCAAGTTCACCTGCAATACCCAACAGCCTGGCTGCAACAACGTCTGTTATGACACATTTGCACCTGTGTCTCATTTGCGGTTCTGGGTTTTTCAAATTGTGCTGGTCTCCACTCCATCCATATTCTATATAGTATTTGTTTTGCATAAAATTGCTAAGGATGAGAAGCTAGATGGGCAACGGGCGCAGGTGCTGAGGCAAAGGCCTTCAAGGCAAGCCGCTGGGCAGAAGGACGGCAAGGAGGCGATGAGAGTGGGTGTTCCTACTTACTGTCCTCGTTACAGGGAGGATTGGGATGAGAGTGAAAGAGTGCAACAAAGCTTCCTGGAAGAGGGTCATGATGCACTCGCAGAAGATCCCACCAAGCAATCGAACCAAGTTCTACTCATCTACATCCTTCATGTGTTTCTTCGATCAATCATGGAAATCACCTTCCTAGTGGGCCAGTATTTGTTATTTGGCTTCGAGGTGCCGCACCTCTACCGCTGTGAAACCTATCCTTGCCCAACTCGCACGGACTGTTTTGTGTCTCGTGCCACTGAGAAAACTATTTTCCTTAACTTTATGTTTAGCATCAGCCTGGGCTGCTTTGTGCTCAACATCGCAGAGCTTCACTACCTGGGCTGGGTGTACATTTTCCGTGTCCTTTGCTCAGCCTGCTCTAACTGCTGCAGTCAGGAGAAGGATCCAGATAAAAGGCCCTTCAAGCAAAACCCTCTCCTGCTGCAACTCAGGCATTCTCTGAGAGGTCAGCTGGTTCTGCAGACCCGATCGGCCATGGCTCAAGAGAAAACAGGAACTTTGCTCACACACGCTCCAGCTGTCTCTTTCGAGACGGACTCTACTGTGGAATGCACCTCAAAGAGGAGCCCAGAGAACATAGACAAGTTGAAGGTCAAGTTGGCCAACATGGCCAGGTTGGGACGAACTAAGAAATCTTGGCTGTGA